The following are from one region of the Paenibacillus sp. KS-LC4 genome:
- a CDS encoding glycoside hydrolase 43 family protein: MWSDVPDVDVIRVGSEFYMISTSMHAMPGCPIMKSVNLKDWEIVNYVYDTLEDNDAHRLLNGEDIYGKGSWAASLRYKEGVFYVCFSSNDMNRLYIYRTTDIEHGIWERSVIPNLYHDPGFLLDDDGRNYIIYGNGDIRIKELTEDLTAMKPGGVDQLLLEGERTDIGLRIEGCHAYKLNGYYYLFFIEWPKTGNKRRRQIGYRSRELLGPYERKIILDDDMGYYNNGLAQGGIVDTPDHEWYAVLFQDRDAVGRVPCVLPMRWENDWPVIGDNGTAAHVVMTKLPVVEPKPLVISDEFDYTTDRLALNWQWNHNPENSLWSVTERPSYLRLKTGQIAEGILQARNTLTQRTEGPACSVETVLEISGMQPGDRAGMVALQNGFGTVGIAAGEQGQFRIVMCINSGDGQEDTVESVVFTGEKVYLKVDFNFKDSLDQASFYYSEDGIAWKPIGQTLQMKYTLDHFMGYRIGLFNYATLQSGGYADFDYFHFNRQN, encoded by the coding sequence ATGTGGTCAGATGTTCCGGATGTTGACGTCATTCGGGTTGGTTCCGAGTTCTATATGATTAGCACCAGTATGCATGCGATGCCAGGCTGCCCGATTATGAAATCAGTCAACTTGAAAGATTGGGAAATTGTAAATTATGTATACGATACCTTGGAGGATAACGATGCCCATCGGCTGCTGAACGGAGAAGATATATATGGCAAAGGCTCGTGGGCTGCATCCCTTCGTTACAAGGAGGGGGTATTTTACGTTTGTTTTTCATCCAATGACATGAACCGGCTTTACATTTACCGTACAACTGATATTGAACATGGAATATGGGAGCGTTCGGTGATACCAAATCTTTACCATGACCCGGGATTTCTGCTCGATGACGATGGCCGCAATTATATCATCTACGGCAATGGCGATATTCGTATTAAAGAGCTTACGGAAGATCTTACGGCTATGAAGCCGGGTGGAGTCGATCAACTGCTGCTCGAAGGAGAACGGACGGACATAGGTTTGCGGATCGAAGGCTGCCATGCGTATAAGCTGAACGGCTATTATTACTTGTTTTTTATTGAATGGCCAAAAACCGGAAATAAGCGCAGACGTCAAATAGGTTACCGTTCGCGTGAGCTTCTAGGTCCCTATGAGCGAAAGATCATTCTGGATGATGACATGGGCTATTATAATAACGGTTTAGCACAAGGGGGAATTGTCGATACGCCGGATCACGAATGGTATGCAGTACTGTTCCAGGATCGTGATGCGGTAGGTCGGGTTCCCTGCGTGCTTCCCATGAGGTGGGAGAACGACTGGCCTGTAATCGGGGATAACGGTACAGCCGCTCATGTAGTTATGACGAAGCTTCCCGTTGTGGAACCGAAGCCGCTTGTTATCAGTGATGAATTTGACTATACAACGGACAGGCTTGCCCTGAACTGGCAGTGGAACCATAATCCTGAGAACAGCCTTTGGTCTGTTACGGAGCGGCCTAGCTATTTGCGGCTCAAAACCGGCCAAATCGCAGAGGGCATTTTGCAGGCTCGCAATACGCTGACGCAGCGAACGGAGGGACCGGCGTGCAGTGTGGAGACCGTGCTGGAGATTTCCGGCATGCAGCCCGGCGACCGGGCCGGAATGGTGGCGCTGCAAAATGGTTTTGGTACTGTTGGGATTGCAGCCGGTGAGCAAGGACAGTTCCGTATTGTTATGTGTATTAACAGCGGTGACGGACAAGAGGATACGGTGGAAAGCGTTGTGTTCACGGGTGAAAAGGTTTATTTAAAAGTTGATTTTAATTTTAAGGACAGCCTCGATCAAGCAAGCTTCTATTATTCTGAAGATGGGATAGCGTGGAAGCCGATTGGCCAGACGCTGCAAATGAAATACACGCTGGATCATTTTATGGGATACAGAATTGGCTTATTTAACTATGCGACCCTTCAGTCCGGCGGTTATGCCGATTTTGATTATTTTCATTTTAATAGACAAAATTAG
- a CDS encoding response regulator transcription factor gives MYGIIIVDDELFVRKGLIEMIDWENSGFEVIGEADNGEDALDLICKLKPHLVITDIRMPSLDGIGLIQAVTEAQLETEFIIISGYNDFRYAQQAVRYGVLDYVLKPINENEIVKALYKYRDKFSAQKQLRERLHTHEGEKLIEMLIRGEAKDNALEAWEKHWAEMGAKEFMYVLLEINNVFPWGDRLMPPKAELKKAIQQSVQQICSETPIVYEHRRSFGFIIPDLYLRGHNGDVRSFMTDCLLQLDHHFSLDIQAYVGKTVSSFMLLKHSYVSAKETVQYKYFRHTQRILLHRDIADTDLHYVHIRDEVHRTIIEAIEENNEHQLVLVIDRMFTEFAEKVVSQEAIKAATIQCVHSVLNTVRSMEGDEKRLASLVPIMNWQDHNITFSELRSLFETFALEAAGLIQSLYQSYGSGGLYKIKCYVDKNFHENLNLKSIANQFFMNSAYLGQIFKKNYGMYFNDYLLQLRITEAKKLLRQTDLRIYEIAEQVGFKNADYFVTQFEKLGQMTPTEYRSRIGKR, from the coding sequence ATGTATGGAATCATTATTGTCGACGATGAATTATTTGTCCGCAAGGGATTAATTGAAATGATTGATTGGGAAAACAGCGGTTTCGAGGTGATAGGAGAGGCAGATAACGGAGAAGACGCTCTGGACCTGATCTGCAAGCTAAAGCCGCATCTTGTCATTACGGATATTCGTATGCCGAGCCTGGACGGAATCGGACTAATTCAAGCCGTAACAGAGGCTCAGCTTGAAACCGAATTCATTATTATCAGCGGTTATAATGACTTCCGTTACGCCCAGCAGGCGGTTCGATATGGGGTGCTGGATTATGTGCTCAAGCCGATTAATGAGAATGAAATCGTGAAAGCGCTTTATAAATATCGTGACAAGTTTTCTGCACAGAAACAGCTAAGAGAGAGACTTCATACACATGAGGGAGAGAAACTGATTGAGATGCTCATCCGCGGTGAAGCTAAGGACAATGCTCTTGAGGCTTGGGAAAAGCATTGGGCGGAGATGGGAGCGAAGGAATTTATGTACGTCTTGCTGGAAATCAATAATGTGTTTCCTTGGGGAGACAGGCTCATGCCTCCTAAGGCAGAACTCAAAAAGGCAATTCAGCAATCGGTTCAGCAGATTTGTTCGGAAACTCCGATTGTGTACGAGCATCGCCGCTCCTTTGGGTTTATTATACCTGATCTTTATTTAAGAGGGCATAATGGAGATGTCCGGAGCTTCATGACAGATTGTCTGCTCCAGCTTGATCATCACTTCTCATTAGACATTCAAGCCTATGTAGGCAAAACAGTAAGCTCCTTTATGCTGTTGAAGCATTCTTACGTCAGTGCGAAGGAAACCGTGCAATATAAATACTTCAGGCATACCCAGCGTATTTTGCTGCACCGGGACATTGCCGATACGGATCTCCATTATGTCCATATTAGGGACGAGGTGCATCGGACAATCATTGAAGCCATTGAAGAGAACAATGAGCATCAGCTTGTTTTAGTTATCGACCGAATGTTTACGGAGTTTGCAGAGAAGGTTGTATCACAGGAAGCTATAAAGGCGGCCACTATTCAATGTGTCCACAGTGTGCTAAATACGGTCAGAAGTATGGAAGGCGATGAAAAGCGACTGGCAAGCCTTGTGCCGATTATGAACTGGCAGGATCATAACATCACATTTAGCGAGCTACGATCATTATTTGAAACCTTTGCGCTGGAGGCTGCCGGGTTGATTCAAAGTCTCTATCAAAGCTATGGCAGTGGTGGGCTTTATAAAATTAAGTGCTATGTAGATAAAAATTTTCATGAAAATCTTAATTTGAAGAGTATTGCCAATCAATTTTTTATGAATTCTGCCTATCTCGGACAAATATTCAAGAAGAACTATGGAATGTATTTCAACGACTACTTGCTCCAGCTGCGCATTACTGAGGCCAAGAAGCTTCTAAGACAGACCGACTTGCGGATTTATGAAATTGCTGAACAGGTGGGCTTTAAAAATGCTGATTATTTCGTAACTCAATTTGAAAAGCTGGGACAGATGACCCCCACGGAATACAGAAGTCGAATCGGCAAGCGCTAA
- a CDS encoding sensor histidine kinase, with the protein MNLLNNIRLRNKMFLVYFLGVIAPIILTNAIFYNIITENVKEQRINDIDRAVEQIKNEFQLMVDQGVGLSSFFYADYKTNEVLNMNFTYTEDYVEAYDLYLRSILNNYSPFSSSLQNKTIYVDNPTLLNSGNIGILSDEVREEAWYKLWLKAASPHPVFARIEDAQGQFQSFSLLRKMDYFADRMDKEKLIKIDFKTIDLTEIFSNLNVKGDMYLLGPGDRIEYTTNPAIDWKANTKHLYSSLNADNLIQFEKGYGSISYLRDWRIVGTINEHEIIKEELKSRYFILWSGCVMMIFPTVIILFITRSINVRIIEILKHMKKVKTQNFQVIMYGEARDEIGQLTLEFNNMIMQIKTLINDVYITAIQKKSLELERRKAQLNALQSQINPHFLFNALETIRMRSLLKHEKETAKMIQSMAMIFRSSLTWNKEWVTVEEELGFIMCFLDIQKYRFEDKLQYHIDVEPAARACVVPKMVFLPFVENASIHGIEPLKKGGGIDIRIGIEEDFVVFSVKDNGIGMNEEQVSRLYDYLKSEDIIGDRIGIQNVIYRGKMLYGDRMVFEVHSGPDEGTRIVLKIPSNP; encoded by the coding sequence ATGAATCTACTGAATAATATCCGGCTGCGGAACAAAATGTTTCTGGTATATTTTCTTGGTGTCATTGCTCCTATCATTCTGACAAATGCGATTTTTTATAATATTATTACCGAGAATGTAAAAGAACAAAGGATCAATGATATTGACCGTGCCGTGGAGCAAATTAAAAATGAATTCCAGTTAATGGTCGACCAAGGTGTAGGGCTGTCTTCCTTTTTTTATGCGGATTACAAAACCAATGAAGTGTTAAACATGAATTTTACGTATACGGAAGACTACGTAGAGGCCTATGATCTCTATTTAAGATCCATTTTGAACAATTACTCCCCTTTCTCTTCTTCTCTACAAAACAAAACGATATATGTAGACAATCCCACGCTTTTGAATTCTGGAAATATCGGAATATTATCCGATGAGGTTCGTGAAGAAGCCTGGTATAAGCTTTGGCTGAAGGCTGCGTCACCACATCCTGTATTTGCTCGCATCGAAGACGCGCAGGGCCAGTTTCAATCTTTTTCGCTGCTGCGGAAAATGGATTATTTCGCGGATCGAATGGATAAGGAAAAGCTGATAAAAATTGACTTCAAGACGATTGATCTCACAGAAATTTTTTCTAATTTGAATGTGAAGGGAGACATGTACCTGCTAGGTCCAGGAGACCGAATAGAATACACAACCAATCCGGCGATTGACTGGAAGGCTAATACGAAGCATCTGTACAGCTCCTTAAATGCAGATAATCTCATTCAATTTGAAAAGGGATATGGCAGCATCAGTTATTTGCGCGACTGGAGAATTGTGGGAACTATTAATGAGCATGAGATTATTAAGGAGGAGCTGAAGTCCCGCTATTTCATTCTTTGGTCTGGTTGCGTAATGATGATTTTTCCTACTGTCATTATATTATTTATTACGAGGTCTATTAACGTACGGATAATCGAAATCCTGAAGCATATGAAGAAAGTAAAAACACAAAATTTCCAAGTGATTATGTATGGGGAAGCTCGTGATGAAATCGGTCAACTGACGCTCGAATTCAACAATATGATTATGCAGATTAAGACATTAATCAACGATGTGTATATTACAGCCATTCAGAAAAAATCACTTGAGCTGGAACGGCGCAAGGCGCAGCTGAATGCGCTCCAAAGTCAGATTAACCCCCATTTTCTGTTCAATGCGCTGGAAACGATACGGATGCGGAGTTTGCTTAAGCATGAGAAGGAAACAGCCAAAATGATTCAAAGTATGGCGATGATTTTTCGCAGCTCTTTAACCTGGAACAAGGAATGGGTAACGGTGGAGGAGGAATTGGGTTTTATAATGTGCTTTTTAGATATACAGAAATACCGTTTTGAAGACAAGCTGCAATACCACATTGATGTAGAGCCAGCAGCCCGTGCTTGTGTAGTCCCGAAGATGGTATTTCTTCCCTTCGTGGAGAATGCCAGTATTCATGGGATTGAACCGCTGAAAAAAGGCGGAGGAATTGACATACGGATTGGAATTGAGGAGGATTTTGTCGTTTTTTCGGTCAAGGACAATGGAATTGGCATGAACGAGGAACAGGTCAGCAGGCTGTATGATTACCTCAAGTCGGAGGATATTATTGGTGACCGGATTGGGATACAGAATGTCATCTACAGGGGAAAAATGCTTTATGGCGACCGAATGGTATTTGAAGTACACAGCGGGCCTGATGAAGGGACACGCATCGTTCTGAAAATTCCATCGAATCCATAG
- a CDS encoding ABC transporter substrate-binding protein has protein sequence MSKTRRMWLLCLTAVLSLSMITACSGNNNTKGSTGTAEPSGSATAEAKQDKVTFTIFNGVAGSKDGNTNQTTLGKLLEDQTGVNFKLEFVVGDLNTKIGTMIAANDYPDVLIPDAAIEEVLNAGAFIPLDDLIEQYGPNIKRVYGKSLNQMKSKDGKIYFLPIAAQVNDFIPEPEAGAAFWVQRRVLEEAGYPKIKTLDQYVELITNYRDKHKDENLTGLVSLTHDWRFFATSNPPMHLMGYPNDGNVMVDTNTWEAKTYAGSDATKKWLKQLNTLNANGLFDKASFVDNYDQYIAKLTSHKVLGFFDYRWQVDNALNVLKDAARKDPSLDGYNYFPLPITYDENTPDAYLDPPGGLVTNRGIGITVSAKDPVRIIQYFDNMLTEENQTLLSWGIKGETYEVNEEGRFYRTQEQIDKIDEPFRESFGFKYYSWNWPMYNATSTLADGNARNVASQPEVFQMTLTEKDKLILDKYGVQTYSQLYAEPVSRPYFPAWGFAKEQNSPEQLWEANKDEMTKKYFPKMVMAAPDKFDAIWEEYMKEFSKLDTAGYEKWTTEQVKLKVEMANQ, from the coding sequence ATGAGCAAAACCAGAAGAATGTGGCTTCTCTGCTTAACAGCCGTTTTATCGTTATCTATGATTACAGCTTGCTCTGGCAACAATAATACCAAGGGGAGTACAGGAACGGCGGAGCCGAGTGGTAGTGCGACTGCCGAGGCCAAGCAGGATAAAGTAACCTTTACAATTTTCAACGGGGTAGCCGGATCTAAGGATGGTAACACCAATCAAACGACGCTCGGTAAGCTCCTAGAGGATCAAACTGGTGTAAATTTTAAGCTGGAGTTTGTAGTTGGCGATTTAAATACAAAGATTGGTACGATGATTGCTGCTAACGATTATCCAGATGTGCTAATCCCGGATGCAGCAATAGAAGAAGTGCTGAATGCAGGTGCCTTTATTCCGCTCGATGATCTCATTGAGCAATACGGTCCGAATATCAAGCGGGTTTATGGAAAATCACTGAATCAAATGAAATCTAAAGATGGGAAAATTTATTTTCTCCCTATTGCCGCTCAAGTGAATGATTTTATTCCTGAGCCGGAAGCCGGAGCAGCCTTCTGGGTGCAGCGTCGTGTACTTGAGGAAGCTGGATATCCTAAGATTAAAACGTTGGATCAATATGTCGAGCTCATTACAAATTACCGAGATAAGCATAAGGACGAAAATCTAACAGGATTAGTGTCGCTTACACATGACTGGAGATTTTTTGCTACCTCCAATCCGCCTATGCATCTTATGGGCTATCCGAATGACGGCAACGTTATGGTAGATACCAACACGTGGGAAGCCAAAACATATGCAGGCTCAGACGCCACGAAGAAGTGGCTGAAACAATTAAATACGCTTAATGCAAATGGACTTTTTGACAAAGCCTCCTTTGTTGACAACTACGACCAATATATCGCTAAATTGACCTCCCATAAGGTACTCGGCTTTTTCGATTATCGTTGGCAGGTAGATAATGCGCTTAATGTCTTGAAGGATGCGGCAAGAAAAGATCCTTCGCTGGACGGATATAATTACTTCCCGCTGCCGATTACCTATGATGAAAATACGCCGGATGCTTATCTCGATCCTCCAGGCGGATTAGTAACCAACCGCGGAATCGGGATTACGGTTAGCGCCAAGGATCCGGTTCGAATCATTCAGTACTTTGACAATATGCTGACGGAAGAAAATCAGACGCTATTGTCATGGGGAATCAAGGGCGAAACCTATGAAGTAAATGAAGAGGGCCGCTTCTATCGTACGCAAGAGCAAATTGACAAAATTGATGAGCCGTTCAGAGAAAGCTTTGGCTTCAAATATTACAGCTGGAACTGGCCAATGTATAATGCTACCTCTACACTTGCTGATGGCAATGCTCGAAATGTTGCCAGCCAGCCAGAGGTTTTCCAAATGACACTGACGGAGAAGGATAAACTCATTCTGGACAAATATGGTGTCCAAACCTATAGCCAGCTGTATGCTGAGCCAGTTAGCCGTCCGTACTTCCCTGCTTGGGGCTTTGCCAAGGAGCAAAATTCACCGGAGCAGCTATGGGAAGCAAACAAGGATGAAATGACGAAGAAGTACTTCCCGAAAATGGTAATGGCTGCTCCCGATAAGTTTGATGCGATCTGGGAGGAGTATATGAAGGAGTTCAGCAAGCTAGACACGGCTGGCTATGAAAAATGGACAACGGAGCAAGTGAAGCTGAAGGTTGAGATGGCGAACCAGTAA
- a CDS encoding ABC transporter permease subunit, with protein MSKANKQHSRISVFFKRLFQQRALAIMSVPFLIWLIIFKYLPLWGWTIAFQDYKPAKKFLEQSWIGFEHFKFLFGDDRFLRVLRNTLAMSSINLIFGFVTAITLALLLNEVRNIAFKRVVQTVSYLPHFISWVVAASIIQTTLSPDGTINQLLVGLGFIDRGSEILFLGIPEYFWTIFGASSIWKDIGWNTIVYLAAMTTIDPTQYEAAEIDGANRFKKMIYITLPGIKSVVIILLIMNIGYLLESGFEPQYLLGNGMNVDYSENIDIFVLKYGIAQSNFSLSIAAGMFKTVVSFILLFIANNAAKRMGEARLY; from the coding sequence ATGTCAAAGGCAAACAAACAACATAGCCGAATCAGTGTTTTCTTTAAGAGGCTGTTTCAACAGCGTGCCCTTGCCATCATGTCCGTTCCCTTTTTAATATGGCTCATTATATTTAAATATTTACCGCTATGGGGCTGGACCATTGCATTCCAGGATTATAAGCCGGCTAAAAAATTTCTAGAGCAGTCATGGATTGGGTTCGAGCATTTTAAATTTTTGTTCGGAGATGACCGGTTTCTCAGGGTTTTACGAAATACGCTGGCTATGAGCTCGATTAATCTGATTTTTGGCTTCGTTACAGCCATTACACTTGCCTTGCTGCTTAATGAGGTACGAAATATCGCCTTTAAACGTGTCGTTCAGACGGTCAGCTATTTACCCCACTTTATATCTTGGGTGGTGGCCGCGAGTATTATCCAAACGACCTTGTCGCCGGATGGAACGATCAACCAGCTGTTAGTGGGATTAGGTTTTATTGATCGCGGCAGTGAAATATTGTTTTTAGGCATTCCTGAGTATTTCTGGACCATATTCGGAGCCAGCTCTATCTGGAAAGACATAGGCTGGAATACGATTGTGTATTTGGCGGCGATGACAACAATAGATCCTACGCAATATGAGGCTGCAGAGATTGATGGTGCGAACCGTTTCAAAAAGATGATCTATATTACGCTGCCTGGTATTAAGTCGGTTGTAATCATCCTGCTTATTATGAATATTGGATATTTGCTGGAGTCGGGATTCGAGCCTCAGTATTTGCTAGGCAATGGCATGAATGTGGACTATTCCGAAAACATTGATATTTTCGTATTGAAATACGGGATTGCCCAAAGTAATTTCTCCCTTTCCATTGCAGCAGGCATGTTCAAGACCGTGGTCAGCTTCATTCTCTTGTTCATAGCGAATAACGCTGCGAAACGTATGGGCGAAGCCAGGCTGTATTAG
- a CDS encoding carbohydrate ABC transporter permease: MNTSFGDRLFVICNYSFMIFLMIITLYPFLNVLAVSLNSAQDSIKGGIYLLPREWTLANYSYILREATIFHATFISVLRTVIGTVVTVFCSAMVAFTLSRQEYVLRKFITVAFIMTMYFNGGLIPNYLLMRDLGLVGSFWVYILPGVIGVFNLIIIRSFIENLPESILESAKIDGAGDYRTFFSIILPLTVPVLATVALFSGVYQWNMWFDVFLYNSSDSNLSTLQYELQKILQNSNTTTGTSSMDGMIQGATGGQQNMVTPMAVRATMTIVASVPIIMVYPFLQKYFVKGMMVGGVKG; this comes from the coding sequence ATGAACACTTCCTTCGGTGACCGCTTGTTCGTCATTTGCAACTACAGCTTTATGATTTTTTTGATGATCATTACTCTCTACCCATTTTTGAATGTACTTGCGGTTTCTCTCAACAGCGCACAGGATTCAATAAAAGGCGGAATATACCTGCTGCCAAGAGAGTGGACACTCGCTAACTATAGCTACATTTTAAGAGAGGCGACCATTTTTCATGCGACTTTCATATCAGTCCTGCGCACAGTCATAGGAACCGTCGTCACAGTCTTCTGCTCAGCGATGGTGGCTTTTACGCTTAGCAGACAGGAATATGTGCTGCGCAAATTCATCACTGTGGCCTTCATTATGACCATGTATTTTAACGGAGGATTAATTCCAAATTATCTCTTAATGAGAGATTTGGGGCTGGTGGGCAGCTTCTGGGTGTATATTCTTCCGGGCGTTATTGGCGTGTTCAACCTGATTATTATCCGTTCCTTTATCGAGAATCTTCCTGAAAGCATACTTGAGTCGGCAAAAATTGATGGTGCAGGAGATTACAGAACCTTCTTCAGTATTATTTTGCCGTTAACGGTGCCCGTGCTTGCAACGGTAGCTTTATTTTCAGGGGTATACCAATGGAATATGTGGTTTGATGTATTTCTTTATAATTCATCCGACAGCAATTTAAGCACCTTGCAATATGAATTGCAGAAAATTTTACAGAACTCCAATACAACCACTGGAACATCCAGCATGGATGGCATGATTCAAGGGGCAACTGGAGGACAGCAAAATATGGTTACGCCTATGGCAGTTCGTGCTACGATGACGATTGTTGCCTCGGTGCCGATTATTATGGTGTATCCGTTCCTGCAGAAATATTTTGTTAAAGGCATGATGGTAGGCGGAGTAAAAGGGTAA
- a CDS encoding carboxylesterase family protein gives MLREVHVENGIVQGLPAADPRITSFKGIPFAAPPVGENRWRAPQPVQNWDGKWKAYDFAPMSMQAPTVIDINNIYSREWAVDPNLPMNEDCLYLNVWTPAKQTDELLPVFVWYFGGGFQVGHTAEMEFDGERIARRGIVVVTVNYRLNAFGFLSHPEITAESPDAPANFGHLDQQAGTQWVKRNIAAFGGDPNQITIGGQSAGGGSVLSQLTSPQNEGLFQRVVIMSGVFTPLYPNNPMPPRKRSLKAAEEDGASFFEFIGVSTLEEARKLDAVYIRDKMLEFGGLWGTVVDHQYCNGNPYDLLLKGQFHKVPIMLGNTASEFLSVPAVSSVDEFRAMAVEMFGEEAEEYLKLFAAHSENVEELISQASVNHIEYAARVSVKANSDSGNGVPMYYYTFDADIPGWDNPGTFHSVDLWFHFETLAKCWRPFVGKHYDLARQMCNYLANFISTGDPNGKDSTGEDMPSWKPCTAEAPYGMKFADKAEFVAEPPSEVMQFLVRQYFRH, from the coding sequence ATGTTAAGAGAAGTGCATGTTGAAAATGGGATCGTTCAAGGTTTGCCCGCGGCTGATCCGCGTATTACCAGCTTCAAGGGAATTCCGTTTGCGGCCCCGCCTGTTGGAGAGAACCGCTGGCGTGCTCCTCAGCCTGTACAAAACTGGGATGGGAAATGGAAGGCGTATGATTTTGCTCCTATGTCCATGCAAGCACCGACCGTTATTGATATCAATAATATTTATTCTCGGGAATGGGCTGTTGATCCTAACCTGCCGATGAATGAAGACTGCCTTTACCTTAATGTGTGGACACCTGCCAAACAGACCGATGAGTTGCTGCCCGTTTTTGTATGGTATTTCGGTGGAGGATTCCAGGTCGGACATACGGCCGAAATGGAGTTTGACGGCGAACGTATTGCCCGTAGAGGGATTGTCGTCGTGACCGTGAATTACCGCTTGAATGCCTTTGGCTTTCTAAGCCATCCTGAAATTACTGCTGAGTCGCCCGATGCTCCGGCGAATTTTGGACATCTTGATCAGCAGGCAGGTACGCAGTGGGTGAAACGAAACATTGCTGCTTTTGGCGGAGATCCTAATCAAATCACAATAGGGGGACAGTCAGCTGGCGGCGGAAGTGTGCTGAGCCAGCTGACCTCCCCGCAAAATGAGGGACTGTTCCAGCGGGTCGTCATTATGAGCGGTGTCTTTACCCCGCTCTACCCAAACAACCCAATGCCGCCAAGGAAGCGCTCTCTTAAGGCGGCTGAGGAGGACGGAGCTTCCTTCTTTGAATTCATTGGGGTGTCTACTTTGGAAGAGGCTCGTAAACTGGATGCCGTATATATTCGTGATAAAATGCTGGAGTTTGGCGGTTTATGGGGTACCGTTGTGGACCATCAGTATTGTAATGGCAATCCTTATGACCTGCTTCTGAAGGGGCAGTTCCATAAGGTTCCGATTATGCTAGGAAATACGGCATCTGAATTTCTCAGCGTACCTGCTGTCAGCAGCGTGGATGAATTCAGAGCGATGGCTGTTGAAATGTTCGGCGAGGAAGCGGAGGAATACCTTAAGCTTTTTGCCGCTCATTCAGAAAATGTTGAGGAACTAATAAGTCAAGCTTCCGTTAACCATATTGAATATGCGGCCCGTGTTTCTGTTAAGGCCAACAGTGATTCTGGCAACGGCGTCCCTATGTACTACTATACTTTTGATGCTGATATTCCAGGCTGGGACAATCCGGGAACGTTCCATTCAGTGGATCTGTGGTTTCACTTTGAGACTCTGGCCAAATGCTGGCGTCCCTTTGTGGGCAAGCATTATGATCTTGCCCGTCAAATGTGCAATTATCTTGCCAATTTCATTAGCACGGGAGATCCAAATGGTAAAGATTCCACAGGTGAGGATATGCCTTCATGGAAACCGTGTACAGCGGAAGCGCCTTACGGCATGAAATTTGCGGATAAGGCGGAGTTTGTGGCGGAGCCTCCGAGTGAGGTTATGCAATTTCTAGTCAGGCAATATTTCAGGCATTAA